One Manihot esculenta cultivar AM560-2 chromosome 6, M.esculenta_v8, whole genome shotgun sequence DNA segment encodes these proteins:
- the LOC110617549 gene encoding AP2/ERF and B3 domain-containing transcription factor At1g50680 isoform X3: protein MFTGNRNAMGKDIVSMISSGETAVIEEVSDSNSTTYPSLMSREARLDKSICTTKFRGVVAHQNGHWGSQIYFDHQRIWLGTFKSEKEAAMAYDSAALKLRSGDCRRNFPFTNVTVEEPKFQNLYSTEAVLNMIKDGTYQHKFADFLMTCTQNSNADLSPKLMKTQSKRILTCKQLFQKELTPSDVGKLNRLVIPKKFATKFFPSMSEVDQENGVDDRQLAFYDKAMKLWKFRYCYWRSSQSYVFTRGWNGFVKEKKLKANDTICFSLCECRENSKVTQTYCMIDVKNGEERSSLLGLGSQWVDMGVELQLQLHLGQSCGQDCIEKMEEEEEEEEEVVERGGLVMAEPRSECADTKGFRLFGARII, encoded by the exons ATGTTCACAG GAAACAG GAACGCGATGGGGAAAGATATTGTGAGCATGATTTCGAGTGGCGAAACTGCTGTGATTGAAGAAGTTTCGGATTCGAACAGCACCACGTATCCATCACTTATGAGCAGAGAAGCAAGACTTGACAAAAGCATCTGCACTACAAAATTCAGAGGTGTTGTAGCACATCAAAATGGTCACTGGGGCAGTCAAATATATTTCGATCACCAACGTATTTGGCTTGGAACGTTTAAATCTGAGAAGGAAGCAGCTATGGCATATGATAGTGCTGCACTAAAGCTTCGAAGTGGTGATTGTCGCCGAAATTTTCCATTTACTAATGTCACAGTTGAAGaaccaaaatttcaaaatttgtaTAGTACTGAAGCAGTGTTGAACATGATAAAGGACGGAACTTACCAACACAAGTTTGCTGATTTCCTTATGACTTGTACTCAGAATTCGAATGCTGATCTTAGCCCCAAGCTTATGAAGACACAAAGCAAGAGAATACTAACCTGCAAGCAACTATTTCAGAAGGAGCTAACACCAAGTGATGTCGGTAAGCTTAACAGACTTGTCATTCCAAAAAAGTTTGCTACTAAGTTCTTTCCAAGTATGTCGGAAGTCGACCAAGAAAATGGTGTTGATGATAGGCAGCTAGCTTTCTATGATAAAGCAATGAAGTTGTGGAAATTTAGATACTGTTATTGGAGGAGCAGTCAGAGCTATGTGTTCACAAGGGGTTGGAATGGATTTGTGAAGGAAAAGAAGCTGAAGGCTAATGATACCATCTGTTTTAGCTTATGTGAGTGCAGAGAAAATTCAAAAGTTACTCAAACATATTGTATGATTGATGTGAAGAATGGTGAAGAAAGAAGTAGCTTGTTGGGGTTGGGCAGCCAATGGGTTGATATGGGAGTGGAATTGCAGCTTCAGCTTCACCTTGGCCAAAGTTGTGGGCAGGATTGTATTGAGAagatggaggaggaggaggaggaggaggaggaggttgtTGAAAGAGGAGGATTGGTGATGGCTGAGCCAAGGAGTGAGTGTGCAGATACTAAGGGTTTCAGACTCTTTGGTGCTCGAATTATCTAA
- the LOC110617549 gene encoding AP2/ERF and B3 domain-containing transcription factor At1g50680 isoform X2: MFTALIVLFGFCGNCCFLPLPSGNRNAMGKDIVSMISSGETAVIEEVSDSNSTTYPSLMSREARLDKSICTTKFRGVVAHQNGHWGSQIYFDHQRIWLGTFKSEKEAAMAYDSAALKLRSGDCRRNFPFTNVTVEEPKFQNLYSTEAVLNMIKDGTYQHKFADFLMTCTQNSNADLSPKLMKTQSKRILTCKQLFQKELTPSDVGKLNRLVIPKKFATKFFPSMSEVDQENGVDDRQLAFYDKAMKLWKFRYCYWRSSQSYVFTRGWNGFVKEKKLKANDTICFSLCECRENSKVTQTYCMIDVKNGEERSSLLGLGSQWVDMGVELQLQLHLGQSCGQDCIEKMEEEEEEEEEVVERGGLVMAEPRSECADTKGFRLFGARII; this comes from the exons ATGTTCACAG CACTTATTGTTTTGTTTGGCTTTTGTGGGAACTGCTGCTTTTTGCCGCTGCCTTCAGGAAACAG GAACGCGATGGGGAAAGATATTGTGAGCATGATTTCGAGTGGCGAAACTGCTGTGATTGAAGAAGTTTCGGATTCGAACAGCACCACGTATCCATCACTTATGAGCAGAGAAGCAAGACTTGACAAAAGCATCTGCACTACAAAATTCAGAGGTGTTGTAGCACATCAAAATGGTCACTGGGGCAGTCAAATATATTTCGATCACCAACGTATTTGGCTTGGAACGTTTAAATCTGAGAAGGAAGCAGCTATGGCATATGATAGTGCTGCACTAAAGCTTCGAAGTGGTGATTGTCGCCGAAATTTTCCATTTACTAATGTCACAGTTGAAGaaccaaaatttcaaaatttgtaTAGTACTGAAGCAGTGTTGAACATGATAAAGGACGGAACTTACCAACACAAGTTTGCTGATTTCCTTATGACTTGTACTCAGAATTCGAATGCTGATCTTAGCCCCAAGCTTATGAAGACACAAAGCAAGAGAATACTAACCTGCAAGCAACTATTTCAGAAGGAGCTAACACCAAGTGATGTCGGTAAGCTTAACAGACTTGTCATTCCAAAAAAGTTTGCTACTAAGTTCTTTCCAAGTATGTCGGAAGTCGACCAAGAAAATGGTGTTGATGATAGGCAGCTAGCTTTCTATGATAAAGCAATGAAGTTGTGGAAATTTAGATACTGTTATTGGAGGAGCAGTCAGAGCTATGTGTTCACAAGGGGTTGGAATGGATTTGTGAAGGAAAAGAAGCTGAAGGCTAATGATACCATCTGTTTTAGCTTATGTGAGTGCAGAGAAAATTCAAAAGTTACTCAAACATATTGTATGATTGATGTGAAGAATGGTGAAGAAAGAAGTAGCTTGTTGGGGTTGGGCAGCCAATGGGTTGATATGGGAGTGGAATTGCAGCTTCAGCTTCACCTTGGCCAAAGTTGTGGGCAGGATTGTATTGAGAagatggaggaggaggaggaggaggaggaggaggttgtTGAAAGAGGAGGATTGGTGATGGCTGAGCCAAGGAGTGAGTGTGCAGATACTAAGGGTTTCAGACTCTTTGGTGCTCGAATTATCTAA
- the LOC110617549 gene encoding AP2/ERF and B3 domain-containing transcription factor At1g50680 isoform X1: MDSYLVAKWNPFQNGSLLMVPNMERGFCFLLWSDIRHSMAKREVFAENFHVHRNAMGKDIVSMISSGETAVIEEVSDSNSTTYPSLMSREARLDKSICTTKFRGVVAHQNGHWGSQIYFDHQRIWLGTFKSEKEAAMAYDSAALKLRSGDCRRNFPFTNVTVEEPKFQNLYSTEAVLNMIKDGTYQHKFADFLMTCTQNSNADLSPKLMKTQSKRILTCKQLFQKELTPSDVGKLNRLVIPKKFATKFFPSMSEVDQENGVDDRQLAFYDKAMKLWKFRYCYWRSSQSYVFTRGWNGFVKEKKLKANDTICFSLCECRENSKVTQTYCMIDVKNGEERSSLLGLGSQWVDMGVELQLQLHLGQSCGQDCIEKMEEEEEEEEEVVERGGLVMAEPRSECADTKGFRLFGARII, from the exons ATGGACTCTTATCTAGTAGCAAAATGGAACCCTTTTCAAAATGGGTCTCTGCTAAtggtgccaaatatggaaagggGTTTTTGTTTCCTCTTATGGTCAGATATTCGCCATTCTATGGCTAAAAGGGAAGTTTTTGCTGAGAATTTCCATGTTCACAG GAACGCGATGGGGAAAGATATTGTGAGCATGATTTCGAGTGGCGAAACTGCTGTGATTGAAGAAGTTTCGGATTCGAACAGCACCACGTATCCATCACTTATGAGCAGAGAAGCAAGACTTGACAAAAGCATCTGCACTACAAAATTCAGAGGTGTTGTAGCACATCAAAATGGTCACTGGGGCAGTCAAATATATTTCGATCACCAACGTATTTGGCTTGGAACGTTTAAATCTGAGAAGGAAGCAGCTATGGCATATGATAGTGCTGCACTAAAGCTTCGAAGTGGTGATTGTCGCCGAAATTTTCCATTTACTAATGTCACAGTTGAAGaaccaaaatttcaaaatttgtaTAGTACTGAAGCAGTGTTGAACATGATAAAGGACGGAACTTACCAACACAAGTTTGCTGATTTCCTTATGACTTGTACTCAGAATTCGAATGCTGATCTTAGCCCCAAGCTTATGAAGACACAAAGCAAGAGAATACTAACCTGCAAGCAACTATTTCAGAAGGAGCTAACACCAAGTGATGTCGGTAAGCTTAACAGACTTGTCATTCCAAAAAAGTTTGCTACTAAGTTCTTTCCAAGTATGTCGGAAGTCGACCAAGAAAATGGTGTTGATGATAGGCAGCTAGCTTTCTATGATAAAGCAATGAAGTTGTGGAAATTTAGATACTGTTATTGGAGGAGCAGTCAGAGCTATGTGTTCACAAGGGGTTGGAATGGATTTGTGAAGGAAAAGAAGCTGAAGGCTAATGATACCATCTGTTTTAGCTTATGTGAGTGCAGAGAAAATTCAAAAGTTACTCAAACATATTGTATGATTGATGTGAAGAATGGTGAAGAAAGAAGTAGCTTGTTGGGGTTGGGCAGCCAATGGGTTGATATGGGAGTGGAATTGCAGCTTCAGCTTCACCTTGGCCAAAGTTGTGGGCAGGATTGTATTGAGAagatggaggaggaggaggaggaggaggaggaggttgtTGAAAGAGGAGGATTGGTGATGGCTGAGCCAAGGAGTGAGTGTGCAGATACTAAGGGTTTCAGACTCTTTGGTGCTCGAATTATCTAA
- the LOC110617549 gene encoding AP2/ERF and B3 domain-containing transcription factor At1g50680 isoform X4: MGKDIVSMISSGETAVIEEVSDSNSTTYPSLMSREARLDKSICTTKFRGVVAHQNGHWGSQIYFDHQRIWLGTFKSEKEAAMAYDSAALKLRSGDCRRNFPFTNVTVEEPKFQNLYSTEAVLNMIKDGTYQHKFADFLMTCTQNSNADLSPKLMKTQSKRILTCKQLFQKELTPSDVGKLNRLVIPKKFATKFFPSMSEVDQENGVDDRQLAFYDKAMKLWKFRYCYWRSSQSYVFTRGWNGFVKEKKLKANDTICFSLCECRENSKVTQTYCMIDVKNGEERSSLLGLGSQWVDMGVELQLQLHLGQSCGQDCIEKMEEEEEEEEEVVERGGLVMAEPRSECADTKGFRLFGARII, encoded by the coding sequence ATGGGGAAAGATATTGTGAGCATGATTTCGAGTGGCGAAACTGCTGTGATTGAAGAAGTTTCGGATTCGAACAGCACCACGTATCCATCACTTATGAGCAGAGAAGCAAGACTTGACAAAAGCATCTGCACTACAAAATTCAGAGGTGTTGTAGCACATCAAAATGGTCACTGGGGCAGTCAAATATATTTCGATCACCAACGTATTTGGCTTGGAACGTTTAAATCTGAGAAGGAAGCAGCTATGGCATATGATAGTGCTGCACTAAAGCTTCGAAGTGGTGATTGTCGCCGAAATTTTCCATTTACTAATGTCACAGTTGAAGaaccaaaatttcaaaatttgtaTAGTACTGAAGCAGTGTTGAACATGATAAAGGACGGAACTTACCAACACAAGTTTGCTGATTTCCTTATGACTTGTACTCAGAATTCGAATGCTGATCTTAGCCCCAAGCTTATGAAGACACAAAGCAAGAGAATACTAACCTGCAAGCAACTATTTCAGAAGGAGCTAACACCAAGTGATGTCGGTAAGCTTAACAGACTTGTCATTCCAAAAAAGTTTGCTACTAAGTTCTTTCCAAGTATGTCGGAAGTCGACCAAGAAAATGGTGTTGATGATAGGCAGCTAGCTTTCTATGATAAAGCAATGAAGTTGTGGAAATTTAGATACTGTTATTGGAGGAGCAGTCAGAGCTATGTGTTCACAAGGGGTTGGAATGGATTTGTGAAGGAAAAGAAGCTGAAGGCTAATGATACCATCTGTTTTAGCTTATGTGAGTGCAGAGAAAATTCAAAAGTTACTCAAACATATTGTATGATTGATGTGAAGAATGGTGAAGAAAGAAGTAGCTTGTTGGGGTTGGGCAGCCAATGGGTTGATATGGGAGTGGAATTGCAGCTTCAGCTTCACCTTGGCCAAAGTTGTGGGCAGGATTGTATTGAGAagatggaggaggaggaggaggaggaggaggaggttgtTGAAAGAGGAGGATTGGTGATGGCTGAGCCAAGGAGTGAGTGTGCAGATACTAAGGGTTTCAGACTCTTTGGTGCTCGAATTATCTAA